The following coding sequences are from one Sphaeramia orbicularis chromosome 11, fSphaOr1.1, whole genome shotgun sequence window:
- the LOC115428847 gene encoding LOW QUALITY PROTEIN: tissue factor pathway inhibitor 2-like (The sequence of the model RefSeq protein was modified relative to this genomic sequence to represent the inferred CDS: inserted 2 bases in 2 codons): MCHNGTLRTDIITLVSSFYSVLALSPKGVCLLQVDEGPCRGEXERYYYNTITQKCEIFYYGGCQGNANNFKSYQECQKTCFRIQVEIPQICRFPKEEGPCRXLFRRYFFNMTTMQCESFTYGGCQGNSNRFQDLTSCTEYCSPRKTVPVLCLDRLDKGRCSASIPRYYYNKVTKMCEEFIYSGCGGSSNNFVSRQSCMDVCVKGPKKLTVQGKVRRMRRNKHKHITFLRV; this comes from the exons CCATAATGGAACTTTACGCACTGACATTATCACACTAGTCTCCTCGTTTTACAGTGTTTTGGCGTTGTCACCTAAAG gcgTGTGTCTCCTTCAAGTGGATGAAGGACCCTGCAGAGGTG TTGAGCGCTATTATTACAACACTATCACCCAAAAATGCGAGATTTTCTATTACGGAGGGTGCCAAGGAAATGCCAATAACTTCAAGAGTTATCAGGAGTGCCAGAAGACATGCTTTAGAATCCAAGTAG AAATTCCTCAAATCTGCAGGTTTCCTAAAGAGGAAGGACCCTGTC GCCTCTTCCGCCGTTACTTCTTCAACATGACCACCATGCAGTGTGAGAGCTTCACTTATGGGGGCTGTCAGGGGAACTCCAACCGCTTCCAGGACCTCACCTCCTGCACAGAATACTGCAGCCCACGAAAAA CCGTTCCTGTGCTCTGCCTGGATCGTCTGGACAAAGGGAGGTGCTCGGCTTCCATTCCTCGTTACTACTACAACAAAGTCACCAAGATGTGTGAGGAGTTCATCTACTCAGGCTGCGGAGGGAGCAGCAACAACTTCGTGTCGAGGCAGAGCTGCATGGACGTGTGTGTTAAAG GGCCAAAAAAGCTCACAGTCCAAGGAAAAGTGCGTCGCATGAGGCGGAATAAACATAAGCACATAACTTTCTTGCGGGTGTAA